One Vespa crabro chromosome 9, iyVesCrab1.2, whole genome shotgun sequence genomic region harbors:
- the LOC124427165 gene encoding lysosomal acid glucosylceramidase-like, translating to MIYKTIFFIVFFIWKGKANDCIPRKFNYDSFVCVCNSTYCDSTPVIKEPEKKSYYVYSSNRDKLRMSFSEGQFKEDMKDNSIPDGNYVSSLNDTVIVDRNTKYQKIEGFGGAFTDSAGINIQTLSETTQNMLIKSYFSEVGSKYNLGRVPIGSTDFSTEAYTLDNVMNDTNLEYFNLTKYDIVYKIPLIKKALKLSPNLRLTSAVWSPPTWMKTNNQYSGPGILKEEYYQTYAEYCLKFLQAYQSYGIDIWAISTGNEPNDAWIPGTTIACMGWIPYELGNWIANNLGPTLARSEHNKTKILVLDDQRFYLIQFLDHVLQNKKALDYIHGIAVHWYTDEFVSPSLLDVTHNKYPNKFLLLTEACVGSQPNDNPKVQLGSWKRGEDYLLNIIQNLRHSVTGWIDWNLALNKMGGPNYIHNYVDSPIIVNPETDEFFKQPTYYAIKHFSRFVERDSVRIESIETNDIKTIAFETPSKMIVVVLYNMSSKRKNITIIDSKNGPIKMEISSYSIHTIIYK from the exons atgatatataaaacaatttttttcattgtgtTTTTCATTTGGAAAG gCAAAGCAAATGATTGTATACCACGAAAATTCAATTATGATAGTTTCGTGTGCGTTTGCAATTCGACTTATTGCGACTCAACACCGGTGATCAAGGAAccggaaaaaaaaagctacTATGTATATAGTTCAAATAGGGATAAACTACGAATGAGTTTCTCCGAAGGACAATTCAAAGAAGATATGAAAGACAATTCAATTCCCGATGGGAATTACGTATCGTCACTTAACGATACTGTAATCGTTGatagaaatacgaaatatcAAAAGATAGAAGGTTTTGGTGGAGCATTTACTGATTCAGCAGGAATAAATATCCAAACTTTAAGTGAAACAACTCAAAATATGCTAATAAA ATCATATTTCAGTGAAGTTGGTAGCAAATATAATTTAGGACGTGTACCAATCGGTAGTACCGATTTTTCTACAGAAGCTTATACATTGGATAATGTAATGAACGATACTAATCTCGAGTATTTTAACTTAACCAAATATGACATAGTTTATAAAATTCCTTTGATTAAAAAAGCGTTAAAATTATCTCCTAATTTGAGACTCACTTCAGCTGTTTGGAGTCCACCGACATGGATGAAAACTAATAATCAATATTCTGGACCAG GTATACTTAAGGAAGAATATTATCAAACGTATGCCGAATATTGTCTAAAATTTTTACAAGCATATCAAAGTTATGGCATTGATATATGGGCTATTTCAACGGGAAATGAACCTAACGATGCGTGGATACCTGGAACGACAATAGCTTGTATGGGATGGATTCCATATGAATTAGGGAATTGGATAGCTAATAATCTTGGACCTACTTTGGCACGTTCGGAACATAACAAAACGAAGATCCTAGTTTTAGACGATCAAAGATTCTATTTAATACAGTTTTTAGATCATGTTCTCCAGAATAAAAAAGCATTAGATTATATCCACGGCATAGCTGTACATTGGTATACGGACGAGTTTGTTTCCCCTTCATTGTTAGACGTAACTCATAATAAGTAtccaaataaatttcttcttttgaccGAAGCATGCGTTG gTTCTCAACCTAATGATAATCCGAAAGTACAGCTAGGATCTtggaaaagaggagaagattATCTTCTCAACATAATCCAG AATTTACGACACAGCGTAACAGGATGGATAGATTGGAATCTTGCTTTAAATAAAATGGGTGGTCCAAATTATATTCACAATTATGTTGACTCACCTATCATAGTCAATCCTGAAActgatgaattttttaaacaacCAACGTACTACGCGATCAAACATTTCAGTAGATTCGTAGAACGAGATTCTGTAAGGATTGAAAGCATAGAGACAAATGACATAAAAACTATTGCTTTTGAAACTCCCTCGAAAATGATCGTAGTTGTGCTGtacaatat gaGCTCAAAACGtaagaatattacaattatagatTCTAAAAACGGTCCTATCAAGATGGAAATAAGTTCATATTCTATTCacactataatatataaataa